In a single window of the Labrus mixtus chromosome 20, fLabMix1.1, whole genome shotgun sequence genome:
- the slc2a6 gene encoding solute carrier family 2, facilitated glucose transporter member 6, translating to MDEETPLLTGTPSKPKINNSKLFLAVFAAVLGNFTFGYSLVFSSPVLPKLKSPDADPRLRMDTEQAAWFGSIYSLGAAAGGLGAMLLNDLIGRKLSIMMSAIPSTIGYMLMGGAVDLWMLHLGRFLTGVAGGMTAASIPVYISEISHKTVRGALGSCPQITAVIGALVLYSLSLKVPWHWMAVAGELPVLLMVVLLVFMPYSPRRLLSLGREEQAERALRWLRGEHYDTHAEFRDIQHSIKSQGKVTWSDLAAPLYYRPILISVVMRFLQQMTGITPILVYLESIFSHSKAALEPKYDAAIVGAVRLLSVVVAASLMEKAGRKALLYTSSMLMFLSTLTLTMIYHNPGCPPGPAPPNITAISDFSSHSVVGNPVAGLLPLICTMVFIFGYAMGWGPITWLLMSEVLPLAARGVASGLCVTVSWLTAFMITHVFTHLEDKYGLYVPYLLFMVVCVLCLLFNAVCIPETRGRSLEEIENYFRTGRSFTINRSNSNAQTS from the exons atgGATGAAGAAACCCCACTGCTGACCGGAACACCATCTAAACCCAAg ATCAACAACTCCAAACTGTTCCTGGCCGTCTTCGCAGCCGTCTTGGGGAACTTCACTTTCGGTTACTCTTTGGTCTTCTCGTCCCCGGTCCTGCCGAAGCTGAAGAGCCCTGATGCGGACCCTCGGCTCAGGATGGACACGGAGCAGGCCGCCTGGTTCGGCTCCATCTACTCACTTGGTGCAGCCGCAGGGGGGTTGGGGGCCATGCTGCTCAACGACTTGATTGGACGGAAGCTGAGCATCATGATGTCAGCGATACCATCGACTATTGG ATACATGCTGATGGGAGGGGCTGTGGACTTGTGGATGCTCCATCTGGGGCGTTTCCTCACGGGCGTTGCTGGGGGAATGACGGCGGCATCCATTCCT GTTTACATCTCAGAAATCTCCCACAAAACAGTGAGAGGAGCTCTGGGCTCCTGCCCTCAGATTACCGCTGTGATTGGAGCTTTGGTGCTCTATTCCCTGA GTCTGAAGGTACCGTGGCACTGGATGGCCGTGGCAGGGGAGCTGCCGGTTCTGTTGATGGTCGTGCTGTTGGTGTTCATGCCCTATTCCCCCCGGAGGCTCCTCTCTCTAGGCAGGGAGGAGCAGGCTGAGAGGGCCCTCCGCTGGCTGAGGGGAGAACACTACGACACACACGCCGAGTTCAGAGACATACAG CACAGCATCAAATCACAGGGGAAAGTCACATGGTCCGATCTGGCCGCACCCCTCTATTACCGACCAATCTTGATCTCAGTGGTGATGCGTTTCCTGCAGCAGATGACAGGCATCACTCCCATTCTGGTCTACCTGGAGTCCATCTTTTCCCATAGCAAAGCCGCCCTGGAGCCAAA GTATGATGCTGCCATCGTGGGTGCAGTCCGCCTCTTGTCTGTTGTCGTGGCAGCCAGTTTGATGGAAAAGGCCGGCCGAAAAGCCCTGCTGTACACGTCCAGCATGCTGATGTTCCTGTCCACCCTGACCCTGACCATGATCTACCACAACCCAGGTTGCCCGCCAGGCCCCGCCCCTCCTAACATCACTGCTATTTCTGACTTCAGCTCCCATAGTGTTGTTGGAAACCCCGTAGCAGGCCTCCTGCCTCTCATCTGCACAATGGTGTTTATATTTG GATACGCCATGGGATGGGGCCCAATCACGTGGTTGCTGATGTCAGAGGTGTTGCCGCTCGCAGCCCGGGGCGTGGCCTCAGgcctgtgtgtcactgtgagcTGGTTGACGGCCTTTATGATCACCCATGTATTCACACACCTGGAGGACAAGTACGGCCTGTATGTGCCCTACCTGCTTTTCATGgtggtgtgtgtgctctgtctGCTGTTCAACGCCGTGTGCATACCAGAGACTCGAGGCCGCTCGCTGGAGGAAATCGAGAACTATTTCAGGACGGGACGATCGTTCACCATCAACAGGAGTAATTCTAATGCACAGACAAGCTGA
- the LOC132954015 gene encoding pentraxin-4 has translation MGDLRPGLWHLVLVHILLLHIQPILVHGVDNVSQKLRRLTEQFQQFQMLTQARLDMLALNQDRRNSSWGLESRVQALNDRLLQTSQDLKDLKQSSRKEIGGLREWSRKLERKSKRLEGRVALMDRNLRESRRFAHKQKVDPGQDFSNLTLELQSQEERLAALQAQRDELLIGLRGLQESLKNQVLRVTRLEGRLGEVLQIKTGEFQKYNEPRSRSLIYRGGGPERILDGQTQSRPESITNPRTENHSKATAENREPQPPDQHQGTPNQPKYPKAQKSRPQPESYLQVPYNPQSQIQVRAKTKPRKQQRSQSHLKPHRHHSRSHPLSQTETRPKPANERYGGGEQEKDTKVESSVIHSLRQLPVRQKIPAQPVPKKDATICNVDSMLFFPMASAENYVTFSLTLPDLHELSVCLWLRVEAQHIGTLLSYATDDNDNQLVLYGHGASSSSASFSSSLLPSSPSSSPSSSSSSLDFVIGDPVHRRLPVWSLLDARWHHLCVLWSSIQGRFWHYSDQHLISSGSNFRKGWEVPGGGSLVLGQEQDIVAGGFDAAEGFAGQVAGFRVWKRVLSPAEVEGVAEGRGVPRGVVLGMEDIKELHGEVQQVSCECLEHCV, from the exons ATGGGTGACCTCCGGCCCGGCCTCTGGCACCTGGTCCTGGTCCACATACTTCTGCTACATATTCAGCCCATTTTGGTGCACGGGGTTGATAATGTGTCCCAGAAGCTCCGTCGACTCACTGAGCAG ttccAGCAGTTCCAAATGCTGACCCAGGCCCGTTTGGACATGTTGGCCCTAAACCAGGACAGAAGGAACTCTTCATGGGGGCTGGAGAGTCGTGTTCAGGCCCTGAATGACCGCttgctgcagacatcacaggacCTCAAGGACCTCAAGCAGAGCTCAAGGAAGGAGATAGGGGGTCTCAG AGAGTGGAGTAGGAAGCTAGAGAGGAAGAGTAAGCGACTGGAGGGTCGTGTTGCTTTGATGGATCGGAACCTGAGAGAGAGCCGCCGCTTTGCCCACAAACAGAAGGTTGATCCTGGTCAGGATTTCTCCAACCTCACCTTGGAGCTCCAGAGCCAAGAAGAAAGGCTGGCTGCCCTCCAGGCTCAACGGGACGAGCTCCTCATTGGGCTGAGAGGATTGCAGGAATCTCTGAAAAACCAGGTGCTACGTGTGACCCGGCTGGAGGGTCGGCTTGGGGAGGTCCTGCAGATTAAAACCGGAGAATTTCAGAAGTACAATGAGCCACGCAGCAGGAGCCTGATTTATAGAGGAGGGGGACCTGAAAGGATTCTGGATGGACAAACCCAATCAAGACCCGAAAGTATCACCAACCCGCGGACTGAAAATCATTCCAAGGCCACAGCTGAGAACAGAGAGCCTCAACCGCCCGATCAGCACCAGGGAACACCAAATCAGCCTAAATATCCAAAGGCCCAGAAGTCAAGACCTCAGCCAGAATCATATCTGCAAGTACCTTACAACCCCCAATCGCAGATCCAAGTCCGAGCCAAGACCAAGCCAAGAAAACAGCAAAGATCCCAGTCTCATTTAAAACCCCACAGACATCACTCTAGGTCCCATCCTTTGTCCCAGACTGAAACTCGTCCTAAACCTGCCAATGAGAGGTATGGAGGAGGGGAgcaagaaaaagacacaaaagtaGAGTCTTCAGTGATCCACAGCCTGCGTCAGCTTCCTGTCAGGCAAAAGATCCCTGCACAACCAGTTCCAAAAAAGGATGCAACCA TCTGTAACGTGGACTCCATGCTGTTCTTTCCCATGGCCTCCGCAGAGAACTACGTCACCTTTTCCTTGACACTCCCAGACCTCCATGAACTTTCGGTCTGTTTGTGGCTCCGTGTGGAGGCCCAGCATATCGGCACGCTGCTCTCTTATGCCACAGATGATAACGACAACCAGCTAGTCTTGTACGGACACGGCGCTTCTTCCTCATCtgcatctttctcttcttctcttcttccatCCTCaccttcttcctccccctcctcttcttcttcctctctggaCTTTGTCATTGGAGACCCTGTTCATCGCCGTCTCCCTGTGTGGTCGCTGCTGGATGCTCGTTGGCACCACCTCTGCGTCCTCTGGTCCTCCATCCAGGGTCGTTTCTGGCATTACAGTGACCAACACCTCATCTCCTCAGGCTCCAACTTTAGGAAGGGCTGGGAGGTTCCTGGAGGTGGATCATTGGTGCTGGGGCAGGAGCAGGACATTGTTGCTGGTGGGTTTGATGCTGCTGAGGGTTTTGCTGGGCAGGTGGCTGGGTTTAGGGTGTGGAAACGTGTGTTGAGTCCTGCAGAGGTGGAGGGTGTGGCAGAAGGCAGAGGTGTGCCCAGAGGGGTGGTCCTTGGCATGGAGGACATAAAGGAGCTTCATGGAGAAGTGCAGCAAGTGTCATGTGAATGTTTAGAGCATTGTGTGTGA